In Anas platyrhynchos isolate ZD024472 breed Pekin duck chromosome 7, IASCAAS_PekinDuck_T2T, whole genome shotgun sequence, one genomic interval encodes:
- the SPC25 gene encoding kinetochore protein Spc25, which produces MGERPLGGREGGGGLKAAAARRRSPAVARSRCPAAMATVKAEDEITLVEREMKEFWAELKGVYGTEQLQQTLALRDSCKESLKVLSEKWAKKLKEGDLMIDKIQEYRNEILQQNKHISENQERLTEIKSNLNHEEEQKKELTDNIQELKEELMKKKEVVSSKNKAAKERVERLCKSKELFEERLGLEIRRIHDEQLQFIFRHIDHKDPDKPYVFTLSINDQGDYEVTSCTPPLDCIAEFQQKVRETNNFSAFIANIRKAFTALSYKQSA; this is translated from the exons ATGGGAGAGCGGCCGTTGGGCGGGCGGGAAGGCGGCGGCGGTTTGAAGGCGGCAGCGGCCCGGCGGAGGAGCCCGGCTGTGGCCCGCAGCCGCTGCCCCGCGGCCATGGCCACCGTAAAGGCAGAGGACGAAATAACGCTCGTTGAGAGGGAAATGAAAGAGTTCTGGGCCGAGCTGAAGGGCGTTTACGGcacggagcagctgcagcagaccCTAGCGCTGAGGGACTCGTGCAAGGAGTCCCTGAAGGTGCTCTCGG AGAAATGGGCCAAGAAGCTGAAAGAAGGGGACCTGATGATTGATAAAATTCAGGAGTATAGAAACG AGATTCTTCAGCAGAATAAACACATATCAGAAAATCAAGAACGattgacagaaataaaatctaaCCTAAACCAtgaagaagagcaaaagaaggAATTGACTGACAATATCCAAGAACTTAAAGAAGAGttgatgaagaaaaaggaag TGGTATCATCTAAAAACAAGGCCGCTAAGGAGAGAGTGGAACGACTTTGCAAGTCTAAAGAGTTGTTTGAAGAGCGGCTTGGATTGGAAATACGTAGAATTCATG ATGAACAGTTACAGTTTATATTCAGACATATTGACCACAAAGATCCTGACAAGCCATATGTGTTTACGCTTTCCATAAATGACCAAGGAGATTATGAAG tgACTTCCTGTACTCCTCCTCTGGATTGTATAGCAGAGTTCCAGCAGAAAGTGAGAGAAACTAACaacttttctgcatttattGCCAATATCAGAAAGGCTTTCACTGCTTTATCTTATAAACAGTCTGCCTAA
- the G6PC2 gene encoding glucose-6-phosphatase 2 isoform X1, whose protein sequence is MKRRNRQILFGHRPYWWVHETVIYPNQSSPCLEQFPITCETGPGSPSGHAMGSSCVWYVMVTAALSYTVRWKDKSAVTLHRLTWSLLWSIFWIIQISVCISRVFIATHFPHQVILGVFAGILVAEAFEHAPAIQTASLRMYIKTNLFLFIFALGFYLVLKLLDIDLLWSVPKAKKWCANPDWINIDTTPFAGLVRNLGALFGLGLGINSEMFIASCKGKNSCKISFRILCIAASLATLQLYNVVKIPTHTECLFYILSFCKSAAMPLTVVALVPYCVHSLMRTTEKKLN, encoded by the exons atgaaaagaagaaacaggca gATTTTATTTGGTCATCGTCCGTACTGGTGGGTGCACGAAACAGTGATTTATCCCAATCAGTCAAGTCCATGCCTTGAACAGTTTCCTATAACATGTGAAACTGGACCAG GAAGCCCATCTGGGCATGCCATGGGATCCTCCTGCGTCTGGTATGTAATGGTAACAGCAGCACTTAGCTACACAGTAAGGTGGAAGGACAAATCAGCAGTTACCCTTCACAG aCTGACATGGTCATTACTCTGGAGTATTTTTTGGATTATCCAGATCAGTGTGTGCATCTCAAGAGTATTCATAGCAACACATTTCCCTCATCAAGTTATTCTCGGAGTATTTGCCG GCATACTTGTGGCGGAAGCATTTGAGCATGCCCCTGCTATTCAGACAGCAAGCCTGAGAATGTACATCAAGACaaacttgtttcttttcatctttgCCCTTGGGTTTTACCTAGTCCTCAAGCTTCTTGATATTGACTTGTTATGGTCTGTTCCAAAGGCCAAGAAGTGGTGTGCCAATCCAGACTGGATAAACATCGACACTACTCCATTTGCTGGACTGGTGAGGAATTTAGGTGCACTCTTTGGCCTAGGTCTCGGTATTAATTCTGAAATGTTCATCGCAAGCTGCAAAGGTAAAAATAGCTGTAAGATAAGCTTCCGCATATTGTGTATAGCTGCTTCTTTAGCAACGCTGCAGCTGTATAACGTTGTTAAGATACCTACTCATACTGagtgtttgttttacattctCTCTTTTTGTAAGAGTGCAGCTATGCCTCTGACTGTAGTTGCCTTGGTTCCATACTGTGTCCACTCATTAATGAGGACAACTGAAAAGAAACTTAATTAG
- the G6PC2 gene encoding glucose-6-phosphatase 2 isoform X3 gives MDLLHSNGVLIIQHLQRDYRAYQDFLNFMSHVGDPRNIFSIYFPLWFQLNQVVGTKMIWVAVIGDWFNLIFKWILFGHRPYWWVHETVIYPNQSSPCLEQFPITCETGPGSPSGHAMGSSCVWYVMVTAALSYTVRWKDKSAVTLHRLTWSLLWSIFWIIQISVCISRVFIATHFPHQVILGVFAGILVAEAFEHAPAIQTASLRMYIKTNLFLFIFALGFYLVLKLLDIDLLWSVPKAKKWCANPDWINIDTTPFAGLVRNLGALFGLGLGINSEMFIASCKGKNSCKISFRILCIAASLATLQLYNVVKIPTHTECLFYILSFCKSAAMPLTVVALVPYCVHSLMRTTEKKLN, from the exons ATGGATCTCCTTCATAGCAATGGCGTGCTTATCATTCAGCATTTACAGAGGGACTACAGGGCTTATCaggattttcttaattttatgtCACATGTTGGAGATCCTCgcaatatattttcaatttattttcctctctggtTTCAACTCAACCAAGTGGTTGGTACTAAAATGATATGGGTGGCTGTCATTGGTGATTGGTTCAACCTCATATTTAAATG gATTTTATTTGGTCATCGTCCGTACTGGTGGGTGCACGAAACAGTGATTTATCCCAATCAGTCAAGTCCATGCCTTGAACAGTTTCCTATAACATGTGAAACTGGACCAG GAAGCCCATCTGGGCATGCCATGGGATCCTCCTGCGTCTGGTATGTAATGGTAACAGCAGCACTTAGCTACACAGTAAGGTGGAAGGACAAATCAGCAGTTACCCTTCACAG aCTGACATGGTCATTACTCTGGAGTATTTTTTGGATTATCCAGATCAGTGTGTGCATCTCAAGAGTATTCATAGCAACACATTTCCCTCATCAAGTTATTCTCGGAGTATTTGCCG GCATACTTGTGGCGGAAGCATTTGAGCATGCCCCTGCTATTCAGACAGCAAGCCTGAGAATGTACATCAAGACaaacttgtttcttttcatctttgCCCTTGGGTTTTACCTAGTCCTCAAGCTTCTTGATATTGACTTGTTATGGTCTGTTCCAAAGGCCAAGAAGTGGTGTGCCAATCCAGACTGGATAAACATCGACACTACTCCATTTGCTGGACTGGTGAGGAATTTAGGTGCACTCTTTGGCCTAGGTCTCGGTATTAATTCTGAAATGTTCATCGCAAGCTGCAAAGGTAAAAATAGCTGTAAGATAAGCTTCCGCATATTGTGTATAGCTGCTTCTTTAGCAACGCTGCAGCTGTATAACGTTGTTAAGATACCTACTCATACTGagtgtttgttttacattctCTCTTTTTGTAAGAGTGCAGCTATGCCTCTGACTGTAGTTGCCTTGGTTCCATACTGTGTCCACTCATTAATGAGGACAACTGAAAAGAAACTTAATTAG
- the G6PC2 gene encoding glucose-6-phosphatase 2 isoform X2, which yields MKRRNRQILFGHRPYWWVHETVIYPNQSSPCLEQFPITCETGPGSPSGHAMGSSCVWYVMVTAALSYTVRWKDKSAVTLHRLTWSLLWSIFWIIQISVCISRVFIATHFPHQVILGVFAGILVAEAFEHAPAIQTASLRMYIKTNLFLFIFALGFYLVLKLLDIDLLWSVPKAKKWCANPDWINIDTTPFAGLVRNLGALFGLGLGINSEMFIASCKECSYASDCSCLGSILCPLINEDN from the exons atgaaaagaagaaacaggca gATTTTATTTGGTCATCGTCCGTACTGGTGGGTGCACGAAACAGTGATTTATCCCAATCAGTCAAGTCCATGCCTTGAACAGTTTCCTATAACATGTGAAACTGGACCAG GAAGCCCATCTGGGCATGCCATGGGATCCTCCTGCGTCTGGTATGTAATGGTAACAGCAGCACTTAGCTACACAGTAAGGTGGAAGGACAAATCAGCAGTTACCCTTCACAG aCTGACATGGTCATTACTCTGGAGTATTTTTTGGATTATCCAGATCAGTGTGTGCATCTCAAGAGTATTCATAGCAACACATTTCCCTCATCAAGTTATTCTCGGAGTATTTGCCG GCATACTTGTGGCGGAAGCATTTGAGCATGCCCCTGCTATTCAGACAGCAAGCCTGAGAATGTACATCAAGACaaacttgtttcttttcatctttgCCCTTGGGTTTTACCTAGTCCTCAAGCTTCTTGATATTGACTTGTTATGGTCTGTTCCAAAGGCCAAGAAGTGGTGTGCCAATCCAGACTGGATAAACATCGACACTACTCCATTTGCTGGACTGGTGAGGAATTTAGGTGCACTCTTTGGCCTAGGTCTCGGTATTAATTCTGAAATGTTCATCGCAAGCTGCAAAG AGTGCAGCTATGCCTCTGACTGTAGTTGCCTTGGTTCCATACTGTGTCCACTCATTAATGAGGACAACTGA